One Cucumis sativus cultivar 9930 chromosome 1, Cucumber_9930_V3, whole genome shotgun sequence DNA segment encodes these proteins:
- the LOC101222010 gene encoding peptidyl-prolyl cis-trans isomerase FKBP17-1, chloroplastic yields the protein MTIQSLPSICRPSISLFHFISFDSHYPLIPAISPPTRRALSFSALISTAISTFPSSSFAAPSKSAAPDFFDLPDSAGVKALELRTGSGETPIDGDQVVVHYYGRLAAKQGWRFDTTYDHKDENGDPLPFTFVLGSGKVIAGMEAAVKSMKVGGIRRVIIPPSQGYQNTSQEPIPPNYFDRQRLFTTIFNPTRLANGEGSSLGTLIFDIELLQIRHLTNKFASPGS from the exons ATGACAATTCAATCACTGCCTTCAATCTGCCGCCCAtccatttctctcttccaTTTCATCTCTTTCGATTCCCATTATCCTCTCATTCCTGCAATTTCTCCACCCACTAGAAGAGCTCTCTCTTTCTCTGCACTCATATCCACCGCCATTTCAACCTTCCCTTCCTCCTCTTTCGCCGCTCCTTCCAAATCCGCCGCACCGGATTTCTTCGACCTCCCGGACTCGGCCGGCGTCAAGGCGCTGGAGCTTCGCACTGGCTCGGGTGAAACCCCCATTGACGGAGACCAg GTTGTGGTTCATTACTACGGAAGGTTGGCAGCAAAACAGGGATGGCGCTTCGATACAACATATGATCACAAAGATGAAAACGGGGATCCCCTTCCTTTTACGTTTGTTCTTGGCTCTGGGAAA GTTATTGCGGGAATGGAAGCAGCTGTGAAGTCCATGAAAGTTGGTGGCATCCGTAGAGTCATCATTCCACCATCCCAAGGATATCAGAATACGTCTCAAGAACCCATTCCACCCAAT TACTTTGACAGGCAAAGGCTATTTACCACCATTTTTAATCCAACACGTTTGGCAAATGGTGAAGGTTCGAGCCTTGGGACTTTGATATTTGACATTGAGCTACTTCAAATAAGGCATCTCACCAATAAGTTTGCATCTCCAGGTTCTTGA